In Triticum urartu cultivar G1812 chromosome 6, Tu2.1, whole genome shotgun sequence, the following proteins share a genomic window:
- the LOC125514367 gene encoding uncharacterized protein LOC125514367 codes for MEWTTVEAADGAKLSVRVFKSAAPVEGAEDVAVVLVHPYTILGGVQGLLRGMAQGLAERGHRAVTFDMRGAGRSTGRASLTGSSEVGDVVAVCRWVADTLKPRAVLLIGSSAGAPIAGSAVDKVDQVVGYVSIGYPFGLMASILFGRHHDAILKSEKPKLFIMGTKDGFTSVKQLQNKLRSAAGRVDTHLIEGAGHFQMEGPAFDAQMVDLIVNFIKSLPK; via the exons ATGGAGTGGACGACGGTGGAGGCGGCGGACGGGGCCAAGCTGAGCGTGCGGGTCTTCAAGTCGGCGGCGCCGGTGGAGGGCGCGGAGGACGTGGCGGTGGTGCTCGTGCACCCCTACACGATCCTCGGCGGCGTGCAGGGCCTGCTGCGCGGCATGGCCCAGGGCCTCGCGGAGCGGGGCCACCGCGCCGTCACCTTCGACATGCGCGGCGCCGGGCGCTCCACCGGCCGCGCCTCGCTCACGGGCTCCAGCGAGGTCGGGGACGTCGTCGCCGTCTGCCGCTGGGTCGCCGACACCCTCAAGCCGCGCGCCGTCCTCCTCATCGGCTCTTCCGCCG GAGCACCAATTGCGGGATCTGCAGTTGATAAAGTTGACCAGGTGGTTGGCTATGTTAGCATCGGCTACCCATTTGGTTTAATGGCCTCAATCCTATTCGGCAGACATCATGATGCTATCCTCAAGTCTGAGAAACCAAAGTTATTCATCATGGGAACCAAAGATGGCTTTACGAGCGTAAAGCAGCTGCAAAACAAGCTCAGGTCGGCTGCTGGACGGGTTGATACACACTTGATTGAAGGAGCCGGTCACTTCCAAATGGAAGGTCCTGCTTTTGATGCCCAGATGGTAGATCTCATTGTCAATTTTATCAAATCTTTGCCCAAATAG